The Triticum dicoccoides isolate Atlit2015 ecotype Zavitan chromosome 6A, WEW_v2.0, whole genome shotgun sequence genome has a window encoding:
- the LOC119317410 gene encoding dof zinc finger protein 2-like isoform X1, whose protein sequence is MDAAQWHQGLGLVKPMEEMIMAGNPNPNPNSNGNPNPQPAPPSGAEAQRAPVPGPPAAGAGAAAGTGSTERKAARPQKEKAINCPRCNSTNTKFCYYNNYSLQQPRYFCKTCRRYWTEGGSLRNVPVGGGSRKNKRSSSSVVSSAAGAVSTSAAASGTVPVGGMGAKNPKLMHEGAHDLNLAFPHHHGRVLHPSEFAAFPSLESSSVCDPGGAMAANGAGGGRGMGAFSAMELLRSTGCYVPMPQVQLGMPPEYAAAGFTLGEFRMPLQHQQHHQQQQQQQQHHQQQQQQVQNMLGFSLDTGGGGDAGGYGAGLQGAQESATGRMLFPFEDLKPGANPSGGGASGGDQFEHSKDQGGGGGGHETLGFWNNSMIGNGSSNDAGGGGGGGGGSW, encoded by the exons ATGGATGCGGCCCAGTGGCACCAG GGGCTAGGGCTCGTGAAGCCCATGGAGGAGATGATCATGGCTGGAAACCCAAATCCTAATCCTAATTCTAATGGGAACCCGAACCCACAGCCGGCGCCGCCGTCTGGCGCAGAAGCCCAGAGGGCTCCCGTTCCTGGCCCGCCGGCAGCAGGAGCTGGCGCGGCGGCCGGGACGGGCTCCACCGAGCGGAAGGCGGCGCGGCCGCAGAAGGAGAAGGCCATCAACTGCCCGAGGTGCAACTCCACCAACACCAAGTTCTGCTACTACAACAACTACagcctccagcagccgcgctacttCTGCAAGACGTGCCGCCGCTACTGGACTGAGGGCGGCTCGCTCCGGAacgtgcccgtcggcggcggctcaCGGAAGAACAAGAGATCATCGTCCTCGGTGGTGTCGTCCGCGGCGGGCGCCGTCTCCACCTCGGCGGCCGCGTCCGGGACGGTCCCCGTCGGCGGGATGGGGGCCAAGAACCCGAAGCTGATGCACGAGGGCGCGCACGACCTCAACCTGGCGTTCCCGCACCACCACGGCCGCGTCTTGCACCCGTCCGAGTTCGCGGCGTTCCCTAGCCTGGAGAGCAGCAGCGTCTGCGACCCGGGAGGCGCCATGGCGGCCAACGGCGCGGGTGGCGGGAGGGGCATGGGCGCGTTTTCGGCGATGGAGCTGCTGAGGAGCACCGGCTGCTACGTACCGATGCCGCAGGTGCAGCTCGGGATGCCGCCGGAGTACGCGGCCGCGGGGTTCACGCTTGGCGAGTTCCGCATGCCGCTGCAGCATCAGCAGCAccatcaacagcagcagcagcagcagcaacaccaccagcaacagcagcagcaggttcagaaCATGCTGGGGTTCTCGCTGGACACGGGAGGAGGTGGCGACGCCGGGGGATACGGCGCTGGGTTGCAGGGGGCGCAGGAGAGCGCAACGGGAAGGATGCTGTTCCCGTTCGAGGACTTGAAGCCGGGTGCGAACCCAAGTGGAGGAGGTGCAAGTGGCGGTGATCAGTTTGAGCACAGCAAAgaccaaggcggcggcggcggtggccatgaGACCCTGGGGTTCTGGAATAACAGCATGATCGGGAATGGCAGCAGCAATgacgccggcggtggcggcggcggcggcggtggttcgtgGTAG
- the LOC119317410 gene encoding dof zinc finger protein 2-like isoform X2: protein MEEMIMAGNPNPNPNSNGNPNPQPAPPSGAEAQRAPVPGPPAAGAGAAAGTGSTERKAARPQKEKAINCPRCNSTNTKFCYYNNYSLQQPRYFCKTCRRYWTEGGSLRNVPVGGGSRKNKRSSSSVVSSAAGAVSTSAAASGTVPVGGMGAKNPKLMHEGAHDLNLAFPHHHGRVLHPSEFAAFPSLESSSVCDPGGAMAANGAGGGRGMGAFSAMELLRSTGCYVPMPQVQLGMPPEYAAAGFTLGEFRMPLQHQQHHQQQQQQQQHHQQQQQQVQNMLGFSLDTGGGGDAGGYGAGLQGAQESATGRMLFPFEDLKPGANPSGGGASGGDQFEHSKDQGGGGGGHETLGFWNNSMIGNGSSNDAGGGGGGGGGSW from the coding sequence ATGGAGGAGATGATCATGGCTGGAAACCCAAATCCTAATCCTAATTCTAATGGGAACCCGAACCCACAGCCGGCGCCGCCGTCTGGCGCAGAAGCCCAGAGGGCTCCCGTTCCTGGCCCGCCGGCAGCAGGAGCTGGCGCGGCGGCCGGGACGGGCTCCACCGAGCGGAAGGCGGCGCGGCCGCAGAAGGAGAAGGCCATCAACTGCCCGAGGTGCAACTCCACCAACACCAAGTTCTGCTACTACAACAACTACagcctccagcagccgcgctacttCTGCAAGACGTGCCGCCGCTACTGGACTGAGGGCGGCTCGCTCCGGAacgtgcccgtcggcggcggctcaCGGAAGAACAAGAGATCATCGTCCTCGGTGGTGTCGTCCGCGGCGGGCGCCGTCTCCACCTCGGCGGCCGCGTCCGGGACGGTCCCCGTCGGCGGGATGGGGGCCAAGAACCCGAAGCTGATGCACGAGGGCGCGCACGACCTCAACCTGGCGTTCCCGCACCACCACGGCCGCGTCTTGCACCCGTCCGAGTTCGCGGCGTTCCCTAGCCTGGAGAGCAGCAGCGTCTGCGACCCGGGAGGCGCCATGGCGGCCAACGGCGCGGGTGGCGGGAGGGGCATGGGCGCGTTTTCGGCGATGGAGCTGCTGAGGAGCACCGGCTGCTACGTACCGATGCCGCAGGTGCAGCTCGGGATGCCGCCGGAGTACGCGGCCGCGGGGTTCACGCTTGGCGAGTTCCGCATGCCGCTGCAGCATCAGCAGCAccatcaacagcagcagcagcagcagcaacaccaccagcaacagcagcagcaggttcagaaCATGCTGGGGTTCTCGCTGGACACGGGAGGAGGTGGCGACGCCGGGGGATACGGCGCTGGGTTGCAGGGGGCGCAGGAGAGCGCAACGGGAAGGATGCTGTTCCCGTTCGAGGACTTGAAGCCGGGTGCGAACCCAAGTGGAGGAGGTGCAAGTGGCGGTGATCAGTTTGAGCACAGCAAAgaccaaggcggcggcggcggtggccatgaGACCCTGGGGTTCTGGAATAACAGCATGATCGGGAATGGCAGCAGCAATgacgccggcggtggcggcggcggcggcggtggttcgtgGTAG